One genomic window of Thermoplasmata archaeon includes the following:
- a CDS encoding nucleotidyltransferase domain-containing protein, with protein sequence MLEDLVGSRAKVRILRALCAHPRRAYTLRDLSRTLGLSLGTTVPAIEDLLGSRVVTTQRVGRSRTVRLNERHPLAGALKALFREEADALVRAARSFADALPSQGLKAAVLFGSAARGEASARSDVDVLVVVDEPRRAEAILREAGSMLDRLDAAVSPLVLTEREVDRRIAAFDPLLETIAAEGKLLRGRAPWLGR encoded by the coding sequence CGTGCACTGTGCGCACACCCCCGGCGGGCGTACACCCTGCGCGACCTCTCCCGGACGCTCGGTCTCTCCCTCGGCACGACCGTCCCGGCGATCGAAGATCTCCTGGGCTCGCGAGTCGTGACGACGCAGCGCGTCGGACGCTCCCGCACCGTACGGCTGAACGAGAGACACCCCCTGGCGGGAGCGCTGAAGGCCCTCTTCCGCGAGGAGGCAGACGCCCTCGTCCGCGCCGCCCGGTCGTTCGCGGACGCCCTCCCCTCCCAGGGCCTGAAGGCCGCCGTCCTCTTCGGGTCCGCGGCGCGGGGGGAGGCCTCCGCCCGCAGCGATGTGGACGTCCTCGTCGTGGTCGACGAGCCGCGACGGGCCGAGGCGATCCTTCGCGAGGCGGGGTCCATGCTCGACCGTCTCGATGCCGCGGTCTCGCCCCTCGTCCTCACGGAGCGCGAGGTGGACCGCCGGATCGCGGCGTTCGATCCCCTCCTGGAGACGATCGCCGCGGAGGGTAAACTCCTCCGCGGGAGGGCCCCGTGGCTCGGACGGTGA